One window from the genome of Cyclobacterium amurskyense encodes:
- a CDS encoding NAD(P)H-binding protein: MTISIIGLGWLGLPLAKAFQESGEIVKGTTRSLDKLHSLADQGIACEQLILSPELVGPPPEKIFDTDILFINIPPSTRRKPSDYHPRQIEIIKSMAIKHGIKQIIYISATSIYPSQNQIAKESDPLDAGNTGNLALFNAEKILREDKTYDLTIVRFGGLLGDDRIPGKYFSGKENVAGQHPVNYIHRKDAARAILWLVKNKLWNETYNIVCPEHPNKREIFEKNAADLGFPAPASYSKKETQAWKKISVEKWKNTNFQFIYENPLDFTYTG; encoded by the coding sequence ATGACTATTAGTATAATTGGGCTTGGATGGCTAGGTCTCCCTTTGGCCAAGGCCTTTCAGGAATCAGGAGAAATCGTAAAAGGAACTACAAGAAGCCTTGATAAATTGCATTCATTGGCTGATCAAGGCATTGCCTGTGAACAACTGATTTTATCACCAGAATTAGTCGGTCCGCCCCCAGAGAAAATTTTCGATACAGACATCTTATTTATCAACATCCCTCCTTCTACCAGAAGAAAGCCTTCTGATTACCATCCACGTCAGATCGAAATTATCAAGTCCATGGCCATAAAGCATGGCATCAAACAAATCATTTACATTAGCGCAACCTCAATTTATCCCAGCCAGAATCAAATTGCAAAAGAGTCTGACCCTCTTGATGCGGGCAATACTGGAAACCTAGCACTATTCAATGCTGAAAAAATATTAAGAGAAGACAAAACCTATGATTTAACAATTGTTCGTTTTGGAGGTTTATTAGGGGATGACAGAATCCCAGGGAAATATTTTTCAGGAAAAGAAAATGTTGCAGGACAACATCCGGTGAACTACATTCACCGAAAAGATGCTGCAAGGGCAATTCTCTGGTTGGTTAAAAACAAGTTATGGAATGAAACGTACAATATTGTTTGTCCTGAACATCCAAACAAGCGGGAAATCTTTGAAAAGAATGCAGCTGACTTGGGCTTCCCTGCTCCTGCATCTTATTCAAAGAAGGAAACTCAGGCATGGAAGAAGATTTCGGTGGAAAAATGGAAGAACACCAATTTTCAATTTATATATGAAAACCCTCTTGATTTCACCTATACCGGTTAA